The Amycolatopsis endophytica genome includes the window GTCCGGGAGGGGCAATCGGTCGCCGGCAGTCGGGATGCTGGAGGCTCTCCAACGGCGGTGCTGTGTGGCCGGTGGTAGTTGTCATGGATGTTCCAGGCCCCGAGCGCTTCACGGCGTTGATCTTCTGAAGTCCAGGTGCGGGTGTAGGGGAATTCCTCGGAGATGATCCGGTTGTAGCGCTCCACTTTTCCGTTGTGGCGTGGGGTGTAGGGCGTGATGCGCTGATGGCGGGATCCGAGTAGGGCGGCGCGGGCGAATGCTTCGGCGCGGTAGCACGCACCGTTGTCGGTGACGATTCGCTCGATTCGGGTGATTCCGTGTGCGGCGAACCAGGCGCGGGCCCGGTGCATGAACGCGATCGCGGTGACGGCCTTCTCGTCCGATAGCCCTTCGGTGCAGGCGAGTCCGGAGTAGCCGTCGATCGCGGAATGCAGGTAGACGTAACCGCCCCGCTTGGACTTCCTCTTCGATTGCTCGGCGGCCTTGGCTCGCTCGCTCCCGCGTCCGTGGGCCCGCCAGCCTCCGCCGTCGGGGATCCGGCCGACCTTCTTCACGTCGATGTGGACCCTGTGTCCAGGGCGGCGAGCGATGATCTTTTGAGATTCGCGGTTAGTCTCGCCGTTCAGGTCGATGAACTCCGGGGAGGTTGCGGCTGGCTGTGTGCGCGGTGCGGAGGACCGATCGGCGAAGCCAACCGCGCCGAATTGACGGTAGCGGTTGACCCATTTCGATGCACAAGCGCGTGAGATCCCCATCTCTGCCGCGACGTGCGCGATTGGTCTGGTCTTGCAGCGCTCGATCAACCGCCGGCGTCCCTCGATCGACACTGGCGCGTTCGGATGATTCATCCTCAGCCTGCCTTCGGCGTCGCGTCCGTACGACCTGTCCTGTGGGCAGCGGCGTCACGTCGCGTTCTCGTGACCCTGCGCCGGCTGAGCGCCCAAGTGAGTAGTCCGCAGAGGGCAAAGCTTGCGCCGAGAACGGCACATCCTGTCCACCCTGAAGCGGAGTAGATCGTGGTGGTGGCGGTCGCGCCGAGGGCGGAGCCGAGCGAGTAGAAGATCATGTAGCCGCCGATGGCGCTGCTGGTCTGACCCGAGTACGCGGCGGTGAGAAGAGTCTGGTTGCTGACGTGCGCGGCCTGGACCGCGAAGTCCAGGACGACGACACCGACGATCACCAGCCAGAGCGACCAGGTCGCCTGCCCGGATGCGATCCAGGACAGCGCCAACAGAGCGAGCGCAGTACCGGTCACGGAGTTGGCCCGGCCGGTGTCGGCCCATCGGCCTGCCCGTGCAGCTCCCAGTGCGCCAGCGAGCCCGGCGATTCCGAACAAGCCGATCTGGGCCGTGCTCAGCTGCCACGGTTCGGCAGCCAGTGGTAGCGCGAGTCCGCTCCAAAGCGTGCCGAAGGACGCGAAGAGGAAGAACGCGATCAGACCGCGCGAGATGAACAGCGGCTCGCGGAAGAGGTGCCCGAGCGAGGTCAGCACGGCGCCGTAGGTCCGAGGACTCGACCGATGGTCTGCTGGCAGCTGCTTCAACACCGCGATCGAGAGCGCAACGAGGAGCAGCGTGAGCGTGACGTAGACGCTTCGCCACCCCCACAGGTCGGCGAGAACCCCCGCCAGGACGCGCGCCCCGAGGATCCCGATGATGACGCCGGAAGTCACGATTCCGAGCGTGCGACCCCGCTCCGTAGGCGTGGACAGATCAGCAGCAAGTGCGACGGTGGTCTGCACGACGACGGCGAACAGACCCGTCGCGGCGAGACCGACGAGCAACAGCCACAGACCAGGGGCGACCGTGGCCACGAGCATGCCGACCGCGGCGAGGAGGAGTTGGCCCCCGATGAGCTTGCGCCGGTCCAGCATGTCTCCCAACGGGACCAGGGCAGCCAAGCCGACCATGTAGCCGATCTGTCCAGCCGCCACGATCCACCCGAGGTCAGACTTGGGCACTCCCAGGTCTCGCCCAATCTGCGCGAGCACGGGCTGGGCGACGTAGATCGTCGCGACCGCGACCGAGCAGACCGTCGCGAGCAGCATCCTTCGGCCATACGTGAGTCCCACACCATCCCCAATCAGTAGCAATTTGCAACTGATCCGAGTATGGCAGAATGGTTTCAAACTGCAACTCATCGGGAGGCGTGATGAACTCGGTCATGCACGTTGACGACGTGACCTGGACCGACCCGACGTGCCCAGTCGCGCGGACGCTCGACCTCGTCGGAGACCGGTGGACCCTGCTGATCATTCGCGACGCGATGGACAACGCGCGGTCGTTCACCGACTTCCAGCAACGCACCGGCGTCGCACGCAACATCCTCACCGACCGGCTTCGCCGCCTCGTCGATCACGGCATCCTCAAACGAGAGACAGCGATCTCCGGACGACGCCAGGTCTACGTCCTTACCGACGCAGGCCGTGACCTCTTCACGGTCATCGTGGCCATGCGTCAGTGGGGTGAGCGTCACGCGTTCGCCGACGGCGAAGCGCACTCCGTCCTCGTGGACGAGAGCGGCAACCCGCTAGCCTGCCTGCGCCCGACCGACGGTCACGGTCACCAGGTCGACGTCGACTCAACCGAAGTCATACGAAACAGCTAATCGAGACACCCTTGTGGCAACCATGTAGGCCGGGCGTCAGCAACCTGCCGTCCCGCAACACCTAGGACTCCGCTGAACAGCCGACGAGCCGCGGGAACAACCCGCGAATCCCGTGCCGGAGGTCGTCGAGCGCGTTTTCCGCCCCGGTGAGGTGACGTTGCAGTGCCTGCTGGAACAGACCGTCGAACAGGGCGTACGCCTCCGGCGGTGAGCAGGCCGGGCGGGAGCCGGCCAGGTCGGCGTAGGCGGTGACGTTGCGCCAGATCATCTCCTGCAGGCTGTCGTCGATCTCGGCGACGTCGTCGCGGAATGCCTCCTCGAACATCGACTGCGTGCGCAGGTCGTACCACATCCGGTGCATCAGGGGCGCCTCGCTG containing:
- a CDS encoding MFS transporter, whose translation is MLLATVCSVAVATIYVAQPVLAQIGRDLGVPKSDLGWIVAAGQIGYMVGLAALVPLGDMLDRRKLIGGQLLLAAVGMLVATVAPGLWLLLVGLAATGLFAVVVQTTVALAADLSTPTERGRTLGIVTSGVIIGILGARVLAGVLADLWGWRSVYVTLTLLLVALSIAVLKQLPADHRSSPRTYGAVLTSLGHLFREPLFISRGLIAFFLFASFGTLWSGLALPLAAEPWQLSTAQIGLFGIAGLAGALGAARAGRWADTGRANSVTGTALALLALSWIASGQATWSLWLVIVGVVVLDFAVQAAHVSNQTLLTAAYSGQTSSAIGGYMIFYSLGSALGATATTTIYSASGWTGCAVLGASFALCGLLTWALSRRRVTRTRRDAAAHRTGRTDATPKAG
- a CDS encoding TetR/AcrR family transcriptional regulator, encoding MTSAAAVKRRNRVDKFEERRRELADAALLALADLGYARTSLRTIAEHTKFSHGLLHYYFADKVELITYCVRRYKAACVRRYEGGVGEAATAGALAEACAEGLATALSEAPLMHRMWYDLRTQSMFEEAFRDDVAEIDDSLQEMIWRNVTAYADLAGSRPACSPPEAYALFDGLFQQALQRHLTGAENALDDLRHGIRGLFPRLVGCSAES
- a CDS encoding winged helix-turn-helix transcriptional regulator, translated to MHVDDVTWTDPTCPVARTLDLVGDRWTLLIIRDAMDNARSFTDFQQRTGVARNILTDRLRRLVDHGILKRETAISGRRQVYVLTDAGRDLFTVIVAMRQWGERHAFADGEAHSVLVDESGNPLACLRPTDGHGHQVDVDSTEVIRNS